In one Pseudomonas sp. SCA2728.1_7 genomic region, the following are encoded:
- the tssB gene encoding type VI secretion system contractile sheath small subunit → MAKEGSVAPKERINVTFKPATGGAQEEIELPLKLLAIGDYTHRKDDRKIEDRKPISIDKMTFDEVLAKQELGLTLSVPNRLQEDGEADELAVQLRVNSMKDFNPASLVEQVPELKKLMELRDALVALKGPLGNAPAFRKAIEGVLADDESRGRVLGELGLNAAAPDA, encoded by the coding sequence ATGGCCAAAGAAGGCTCGGTAGCCCCCAAGGAACGCATCAACGTCACCTTCAAACCCGCCACCGGCGGTGCTCAGGAAGAGATTGAACTGCCGCTGAAGCTGCTGGCAATCGGTGACTACACCCACCGCAAGGACGATCGCAAAATCGAAGATCGCAAGCCGATCAGCATCGACAAGATGACCTTCGACGAAGTGTTGGCCAAGCAAGAACTGGGTCTGACGCTGAGCGTGCCGAACCGTCTGCAGGAAGATGGCGAGGCCGACGAGCTGGCTGTGCAACTGCGCGTCAATTCGATGAAGGACTTCAACCCGGCCAGCCTGGTCGAGCAAGTGCCTGAGCTGAAAAAACTGATGGAACTGCGCGATGCGCTGGTGGCCCTCAAAGGCCCGCTGGGTAACGCACCTGCGTTCCGTAAAGCGATCGAAGGCGTGCTCGCCGACGACGAATCCCGCGGTCGCGTACTCGGTGAGCTGGGCCTGAACGCCGCAGCCCCGGACGCCTGA
- the tssC gene encoding type VI secretion system contractile sheath large subunit translates to MSTSAAQEKSAGNGEYSILDSIIAETRLTPDDEAYDIAKRGVSAFIEELLKPQNNGEPVKKAMVDRMIAEIDAKLSRQMDEILHHPDFQALESSWRGLQLLVDRTNFRENIKIEILNVSKEDLLDDFEDSPEVMQSGLYKHIYTAEYGQFGGQPVGAIIANYYMSPSSPDVKLMQYVASVSCMSHAPFIAAAGPKFFGLESFTGLPDLKDLKDHFEGPQFAKWQSFRTSEDSRYVGLTVPRFLLRNPYDPEENPVKSFVYKETVANSHEHYLWGNTAYAFGTKLTDSFAKFRWCPNIIGPQSGGAVEDLPLHHFESMGEIETKIPTEVLVSDRREYELAEEGFISLTMRKGSDNAAFFSASSVQKPKFFGISAEGKAAELNYKLGTQLPYMMIVNRLAHYLKVLQREQLGSWKERTDLELELNKWIRQYVADQENPSAEVRGRRPLRAAQVIVSDVEGEPGWYRVSLNVRPHFKYMGADFTLSLVGKLDKE, encoded by the coding sequence ATGAGCACTAGCGCAGCACAAGAGAAGAGCGCCGGCAACGGCGAGTACAGCATTCTCGACAGCATCATCGCCGAAACCCGTCTGACTCCGGACGACGAAGCCTACGACATCGCCAAGCGCGGTGTGTCGGCGTTCATCGAAGAACTGCTCAAACCGCAGAACAACGGTGAGCCGGTCAAAAAGGCCATGGTTGACCGCATGATCGCCGAGATCGATGCCAAGCTCAGCCGTCAGATGGACGAAATCCTGCACCACCCGGACTTCCAGGCTCTGGAATCGTCGTGGCGTGGTCTGCAGTTGCTGGTCGACCGCACCAACTTCCGCGAAAACATCAAGATCGAAATCCTCAACGTCTCGAAAGAAGACCTGCTGGACGATTTCGAAGATTCGCCGGAAGTCATGCAGTCGGGCCTGTACAAGCACATCTACACCGCTGAATACGGCCAGTTCGGTGGTCAGCCTGTGGGCGCGATCATCGCTAACTACTACATGTCGCCAAGCTCGCCAGACGTCAAGCTGATGCAGTACGTGGCCAGCGTTTCGTGCATGTCGCACGCACCGTTCATCGCTGCTGCCGGCCCGAAATTCTTCGGCCTGGAAAGCTTCACCGGCCTGCCGGATCTGAAAGATCTGAAAGACCACTTCGAAGGCCCGCAATTCGCCAAATGGCAGAGCTTCCGTACCTCGGAAGACTCCCGCTACGTTGGTCTGACCGTGCCGCGTTTCCTGCTGCGTAACCCGTACGATCCGGAAGAAAACCCGGTCAAATCGTTCGTGTACAAGGAAACCGTTGCCAACAGCCACGAGCACTACCTGTGGGGCAACACTGCTTACGCGTTCGGCACCAAGCTGACCGACAGCTTCGCCAAATTCCGCTGGTGCCCGAACATCATCGGCCCGCAGAGCGGTGGCGCGGTTGAAGACCTGCCGTTGCACCATTTCGAAAGCATGGGCGAAATCGAAACCAAGATTCCTACTGAAGTTCTGGTTTCCGACCGTCGTGAATACGAACTGGCCGAGGAAGGCTTCATTTCCCTGACCATGCGTAAAGGCTCCGACAACGCGGCGTTCTTCTCCGCGAGTTCGGTGCAGAAGCCGAAGTTCTTCGGCATCAGCGCAGAAGGCAAGGCCGCAGAGCTGAACTACAAGCTCGGCACCCAACTGCCGTACATGATGATCGTCAACCGCCTGGCTCACTACTTGAAAGTGCTGCAGCGCGAGCAACTCGGTTCGTGGAAAGAGCGTACCGACCTCGAGCTGGAACTGAACAAGTGGATCCGTCAGTACGTTGCCGACCAGGAAAACCCGAGCGCCGAAGTGCGTGGCCGTCGTCCGCTGCGCGCTGCGCAAGTGATCGTCAGCGACGTTGAAGGCGAGCCGGGCTGGTACCGCGTGAGCTTGAACGTGCGTCCGCACTTCAAGTACATGGGTGCCGATTTCACCCTGTCGCTGGTTGGCAAGCTGGACAAAGAGTAA
- the tssE gene encoding type VI secretion system baseplate subunit TssE, translating to MDGYGSLFERLNGDAQLRKGNSLEACAMASVAAHLAKMLSTRAGSVQTLADYGLPDLNDMRLSLHDSLSQARLAIENFIEAYEPRLSNVRVISLPRDHDQLRLAFSIEGLLEVEGFKRQVSFSARLDGSGQVKVT from the coding sequence ATGGACGGATACGGCAGCCTGTTCGAACGCCTCAACGGCGACGCGCAACTACGCAAGGGCAACAGCCTTGAGGCTTGTGCCATGGCGTCAGTGGCTGCCCATCTGGCCAAAATGCTCAGCACCCGGGCCGGCAGCGTGCAAACGCTGGCCGACTACGGGTTGCCCGATCTCAATGACATGCGTCTGAGCCTGCACGACTCTCTGAGTCAGGCCCGTCTGGCCATCGAAAACTTCATCGAAGCCTACGAGCCGCGCCTGAGCAACGTGCGTGTCATTTCCCTGCCGCGTGACCACGATCAACTGCGCCTGGCCTTCAGCATCGAAGGCCTGCTGGAAGTTGAAGGGTTCAAGCGTCAGGTCAGTTTTTCCGCGCGCCTGGATGGCAGCGGACAAGTGAAGGTCACCTAA
- the tssA gene encoding type VI secretion system protein TssA — MSYSSKLSAHYLELAKVSVSKENFAGEDVRFSSEFEALESELAKASSMHESGQIDWLKIRENSENLLRTQSKDLRVGAWLTWSLYQRESFPGLLAGLGLLHHLSENNWADVHPLKPRTRAAAIGWLVPRLEQVITENIAIKEQLPMFRQLSEHLSGLEAACAEHLGDDSPLLLPISRRLKTMIQRAADNQPAPGVVGAAVAQVKQAASQLLTPGAPIDNERDAHKALRAQQESARPLCAWWLKQKATDLRALRLNRTLLWMTIDAVPERNAEQITVLRGLPLEKLKLYQDRYDQGKYADLLVELEASLAKAPFWFDGQRMVWECLQNLNAELAMREVEIHFALLVQRLPGIVELRFHDGAPFADPSTRAWIAANVMPHLQSASAPRKVESENVETQPAWEKALEEVLPLLRKEGLKPAVQTLKQGLQSAHGGRERFFWQFALARLCFMAKKYELAKNQLETLDQTLQDSGLHAWEPDLALEVLHLLHSCCELLPQNHAVRERKEEIYRRLCHLDLEVVLE, encoded by the coding sequence ATGTCCTACTCAAGCAAACTTTCCGCCCATTACCTCGAACTCGCTAAAGTCTCTGTTTCCAAAGAGAATTTCGCGGGCGAAGACGTTCGTTTTTCGAGCGAATTCGAGGCGCTGGAAAGCGAGCTGGCCAAAGCCTCGTCGATGCACGAAAGCGGGCAGATCGACTGGCTGAAAATTCGCGAAAACAGCGAAAACCTGCTGCGTACCCAATCCAAGGATTTGCGTGTCGGCGCCTGGCTGACCTGGTCGCTGTACCAGCGCGAATCCTTCCCCGGGCTGCTGGCCGGGCTCGGGTTGCTGCACCATCTGTCGGAAAACAACTGGGCCGACGTTCACCCGCTCAAACCCCGCACCCGAGCCGCCGCCATCGGCTGGCTGGTGCCGCGTCTCGAGCAGGTCATCACCGAAAACATTGCGATCAAAGAGCAGTTGCCGATGTTCCGGCAGCTCTCCGAGCACCTGTCCGGTCTCGAAGCGGCGTGTGCTGAGCATCTGGGCGATGATTCGCCGCTGTTGCTGCCGATTTCCCGTCGCCTGAAAACCATGATCCAGCGCGCGGCCGACAACCAGCCGGCTCCCGGTGTGGTCGGTGCGGCTGTGGCGCAGGTCAAGCAGGCGGCGAGCCAGTTGCTCACCCCCGGCGCACCGATCGACAACGAACGAGACGCCCATAAAGCGCTGCGCGCCCAACAGGAAAGCGCCCGTCCGTTGTGCGCCTGGTGGCTCAAGCAGAAAGCCACCGACCTGCGCGCCCTGCGCCTGAATCGCACGCTGCTGTGGATGACCATCGACGCAGTGCCCGAACGCAACGCCGAGCAGATCACCGTGTTGCGCGGCCTGCCGCTGGAAAAACTCAAGCTCTATCAGGACCGTTACGATCAGGGCAAATACGCCGACTTGCTGGTGGAACTGGAGGCGAGCCTGGCGAAGGCGCCGTTCTGGTTCGATGGCCAGAGGATGGTCTGGGAATGTCTCCAGAACCTCAACGCCGAGTTGGCAATGCGCGAAGTGGAAATCCACTTCGCGCTTTTGGTTCAACGGCTGCCCGGCATTGTCGAGTTGCGTTTCCATGACGGCGCGCCGTTTGCCGATCCGTCCACCCGGGCGTGGATCGCCGCCAACGTCATGCCGCACCTGCAAAGTGCCAGTGCGCCGCGCAAGGTCGAAAGCGAAAACGTCGAAACCCAGCCGGCCTGGGAAAAGGCCCTCGAAGAAGTCCTGCCGCTGCTGCGCAAGGAAGGCCTGAAGCCAGCGGTGCAGACCCTAAAGCAGGGTTTGCAATCCGCTCACGGTGGCCGCGAACGCTTCTTCTGGCAGTTCGCCCTCGCGCGGCTGTGCTTCATGGCCAAGAAATACGAACTGGCCAAGAACCAGTTGGAAACCCTCGATCAGACATTACAGGACTCAGGCCTGCACGCCTGGGAGCCCGATCTTGCATTGGAAGTGCTGCATCTACTGCACAGTTGCTGCGAGTTGTTGCCGCAGAACCATGCCGTACGTGAACGCAAGGAAGAGATTTATCGCAGGCTGTGCCACCTCGATCTCGAAGTGGTACTCGAATAG